The genomic interval TTTGGTTATCAAGGATATTAAGAAAGGTACCGGTAAGGAAGCTTTCAACGGATCCAACGTAACCGTTCATTATACCGGCTGGCTTACGACTGGAAAGAAGTTCGACAGCTCCAAAGACCGGGGAAAACCCTTTAGCTTCGACCTCGGATCCGGACAAGTGATAAGAGGTTGGGACAAGGGAGTTCAAGGAATGAAGGAAGGCGGAGTAAGAAAACTTACCATTCCCCCCGAGCTCGGATACGGAAGTAAAGGCGCCGGTGCGGATATTCCGCCCAATTCAACTTTAATCTTTGAAGTAGAACTTCTGAAGGTCTACTGACATCTTTGTGTCAAACCGGCGGATGATGGTCACATGAATCCGCCGGCAGCGCTTCCTTAATTTTTATCGATTTTGTAATATTTCTTTCATAACGATCTTCGAATGTAATAGGGGAAAGTTTCCTCGAACAGGGATCGGGTAGAGTGAAAGAAAATTTTGATTTATTAGAAT from Leptospira fainei serovar Hurstbridge str. BUT 6 carries:
- a CDS encoding FKBP-type peptidyl-prolyl cis-trans isomerase — encoded protein: MVCLAGAGLLFAQAPGLVIKDIKKGTGKEAFNGSNVTVHYTGWLTTGKKFDSSKDRGKPFSFDLGSGQVIRGWDKGVQGMKEGGVRKLTIPPELGYGSKGAGADIPPNSTLIFEVELLKVY